A window of the Vigna angularis cultivar LongXiaoDou No.4 chromosome 3, ASM1680809v1, whole genome shotgun sequence genome harbors these coding sequences:
- the LOC108326687 gene encoding receptor-like cytosolic serine/threonine-protein kinase RBK2 isoform X2, which yields MKEKVDSPVTVLEDYFRSSDSESSSSKEPAVDSESQDLSKHGSRWHAFLHLFRSGSKKHTNTLHPLGALKLSKRMSTSMRETILPSCFLDANASPCRSPWKIFTHHEIQVATNSFSQENLIGKGGYAEVYKGCLPNRQLVAIKRLTRGTADEIIGDFLSELGVMAHVNHPNTAKLVGYGVDGGMYLVLELSEKGSLASVLYGSKEKLPWCTRHKIALGIAKGILYLHEGCQRRIIHRDIKAANILLTEDFEPQICDFGLAKWLPENWTHHTVSKFEGTFGYLAPEYLLHGIVDEKTDIFAFGVLLLELVSGRRALDYSQQSLVLQNHC from the exons atgaaggaaaaggtGGATTCCCCCGTTACAGTTCTGGAAGACTATTTCAGGAGCTCGGATTCAGAATCAAGTTCTTCCAAAGAGCCTGCAGTGGATTCTGAATCTCAAGACCTTTCAAAACATGGTTCTAGGTGGCATGCATTTCTTCACTTGTTTAGAAGTGGGTCGAAGAAACATACGAACACGTTGCACCCTCTCGGTGCCCTCAAGCTCTCCAAAAGAATGAGCACTAGCATGAGGGAGACCATTCTCCCAAGTTGTTTCTTGGATGCAAATGCATCCCCTTGCAGGTCACCGTGGAAGATCTTTACTCATCATGAGATTCAGGTTGCAACCAATTCATTTAGCCAAG AAAATTTGATTGGGAAAGGTGGCTATGCTGAAGTGTACAAAGGGTGTTTGCCAAATCGTCAGCTAGTGGCAATTAAACGTTTAACAAGAGGAACAGCTGATGAAATCATAGGGGATTTCTTATCAGAGCTCGGTGTAATGGCTCATGTAAACCATCCCAATACTGCTAAGCTGGTTGGCTATGGAGTGGATGGTGGAATGTATCTGGTTCTTGAGTTGTCTGAAAAAGGAAGCCTAGCTTCAGTTCTTTATG GTTCCAAGGAGAAGCTACCATGGTGTACAAGGCACAAAATTGCATTAGGAATAGCTAAGGGTATACTATATCTTCATGAGGGTTGTCAAAGAAGAATCATCCACAGGGATATAAAAGCAGCCAATATCTTGCTCACGGAGGACTTTGAGCCTCAG ATTTGTGATTTCGGGCTAGCAAAATGGTTGCCAGAAAATTGGACTCACCACACGGTTTCAAAATTTGAAGGAACTTTCGG TTACCTTGCACCCGAATACTTGCTACATGGCATAGTGGACGAGAAAACAGACATATTTGCATTTGGTGTGTTGCTATTGGAATTAGTGAGTGGGCGTCGAGCACTTGATTATTCACAGCAAAGCCTTGTATT GCAAAACCATTgctga
- the LOC108326687 gene encoding receptor-like cytosolic serine/threonine-protein kinase RBK2 isoform X1, whose amino-acid sequence MKEKVDSPVTVLEDYFRSSDSESSSSKEPAVDSESQDLSKHGSRWHAFLHLFRSGSKKHTNTLHPLGALKLSKRMSTSMRETILPSCFLDANASPCRSPWKIFTHHEIQVATNSFSQENLIGKGGYAEVYKGCLPNRQLVAIKRLTRGTADEIIGDFLSELGVMAHVNHPNTAKLVGYGVDGGMYLVLELSEKGSLASVLYGSKEKLPWCTRHKIALGIAKGILYLHEGCQRRIIHRDIKAANILLTEDFEPQICDFGLAKWLPENWTHHTVSKFEGTFGYLAPEYLLHGIVDEKTDIFAFGVLLLELVSGRRALDYSQQSLVLWAKPLLKKNDIMELIDPSLAGDFDSRQMNLMLLAASLCIQQSSIRRPSTRQVVQLLNGNLSCFKGMKKTRMPFFRRVFREELHDSE is encoded by the exons atgaaggaaaaggtGGATTCCCCCGTTACAGTTCTGGAAGACTATTTCAGGAGCTCGGATTCAGAATCAAGTTCTTCCAAAGAGCCTGCAGTGGATTCTGAATCTCAAGACCTTTCAAAACATGGTTCTAGGTGGCATGCATTTCTTCACTTGTTTAGAAGTGGGTCGAAGAAACATACGAACACGTTGCACCCTCTCGGTGCCCTCAAGCTCTCCAAAAGAATGAGCACTAGCATGAGGGAGACCATTCTCCCAAGTTGTTTCTTGGATGCAAATGCATCCCCTTGCAGGTCACCGTGGAAGATCTTTACTCATCATGAGATTCAGGTTGCAACCAATTCATTTAGCCAAG AAAATTTGATTGGGAAAGGTGGCTATGCTGAAGTGTACAAAGGGTGTTTGCCAAATCGTCAGCTAGTGGCAATTAAACGTTTAACAAGAGGAACAGCTGATGAAATCATAGGGGATTTCTTATCAGAGCTCGGTGTAATGGCTCATGTAAACCATCCCAATACTGCTAAGCTGGTTGGCTATGGAGTGGATGGTGGAATGTATCTGGTTCTTGAGTTGTCTGAAAAAGGAAGCCTAGCTTCAGTTCTTTATG GTTCCAAGGAGAAGCTACCATGGTGTACAAGGCACAAAATTGCATTAGGAATAGCTAAGGGTATACTATATCTTCATGAGGGTTGTCAAAGAAGAATCATCCACAGGGATATAAAAGCAGCCAATATCTTGCTCACGGAGGACTTTGAGCCTCAG ATTTGTGATTTCGGGCTAGCAAAATGGTTGCCAGAAAATTGGACTCACCACACGGTTTCAAAATTTGAAGGAACTTTCGG TTACCTTGCACCCGAATACTTGCTACATGGCATAGTGGACGAGAAAACAGACATATTTGCATTTGGTGTGTTGCTATTGGAATTAGTGAGTGGGCGTCGAGCACTTGATTATTCACAGCAAAGCCTTGTATTGTGG GCAAAACCATTgctgaaaaaaaatgatatcatGGAGCTCATTGATCCTTCACTAGCAGGTGACTTCGACTCCAGGCAAATGAATCTTATGCTCTTAGCTGCTTCTTTGTGCATACAACAGTCCTCGATTCGTCGCCCCTCTACAAGACAG GTTGTACAGCTTCTGAACGGCAATCTTAGCTGCTTTAAGGGCATGAAGAAAACCCGAATGCCGTTCTTCAGAAGAGTCTTCCGAGAAGAACTTCATGATTCCGAATAG
- the LOC108325362 gene encoding histidine-containing phosphotransfer protein 1, with product MTMDVNQLRAKLCEHQSAMFHQGFLDDQFSQLQNLQDESTPDFVLEVVTMFFDDSENLIKNMARCLEQVPADFKQIDAYAHQYKGSSASVGAARVKSVCANFRPFCETKNLDGCMECLQQLQHEYSLLKNHLQYLFKLQKDIKAGGGSFS from the exons ATGACCATGGATGTTAATCAGTTGCGGGCCAAGCTGTGCGAACACCAATCTGCCATGTTTCATCAG GGGTTCTTGGATGATCAATTCAGCCAGCTTCAGAATCTGCAGGATGAGAGTACTCCAGATTTTGTGCTGGAGGTTGTCACCATGTTCTTTGATGATTCTGAGAATCTCATAAAAAACATGGCACGTTGTTT AGAACAAGTGCCTGCTGATTTCAAACAAATAGATGCTTATGCCCATCAGTACAAGGGAAGCAGTGCCAG TGTTGGTGCTGCAAGAGTTAAAAGTGTTTGCGCTAACTTCAGGCCTTTTTGTGAGACTAAGAACCTGGACGG GTGTATGGAATGTTTGCAACAATTGCAACATGAATATTCTCTGTTGAAAAACCATCTTCAATACTTATTCAAG CTCCAGAAAGATATTAAAGCTGGTGGTGGTTCTTTCTcataa